The Liquorilactobacillus nagelii DSM 13675 DNA window CATTAGTAAGACTGCTGCAGATATGAAAGTTGGCCGGACTGGTAGTGTAACTTTAATCCATAAAGGTGGTACAGTAGTTACTTCAGATGGCAAATCAAAGAACTTTACATTTAAGCAGGGCAAGAACATTAAAGAAACAGCGATTTATCAAAAAATAGCACAGGCCAAAGATAATAAAGGCTTGCTAAAAGTCGCCGATGCTGGCACGGTTTATTATGACAAAGACAACGCAAACAGTGATAATTGGTCATTTGCGGTGGTTGATCATAACGACTTGAATAGTGAACTGCATTCATTGATTGTGATATCATTGGTGGTTACCATTATTATGTTATTAGTAGTTGTTCTATATGCGAGTTACACCTCTAAAGTTCTTAAGTCAACAATTGCAATTTATATCAAGCATTTTGAGGATGCTAGTCAGGGTAAATTTCTCAAGATTAAGCCATTTAAAGCTGGTAAGATTTTTGGCTTATTAGCTAATACAGAAAAATTAGGGCTGGAATTCAGTTCACCGGATAAAAACGGCCAAGAATTCAATCGAATTTCTTATCATTATAATGAGATGGTCGATGTACTGGGTAAGTCAGTTAATGAAGTTCAGAATGGAAGCGACAATGTTGCGGGAAAGTCAAATTCCTTATTAGGCCTCTCGCAACAAACCAGTAAAGCAACTGAAGAAGTTGCCCAAGCCATTACCGGGATCGCTCAAGTCACTACTTCACAAGCCCAGGAAACATCTGACAGTGTTGGTCAATTAAAACATCTTTCTGAGGTAATCAAGTCACTGCATAAGGATGTTAAGCAGATGAATGACCGGTCAGCTAATGCAGGCAAGTTAAATCAGCAGAATCTGGAAATCTCTGATCAAGTTGCTGATAATTGGAATCAGGAATTAGCTAAAATGCAGGAACTGGAAGGTAGTGTCAGTGAGTTAAATGAACAAGTCCAAAATATTAATAAGATTGTTAATGTAATTGGTGGAATTTCACGTCAGACGAATCTATTGGCTTTGAATGCTTCAATTGAAGCCGCAGGTGCTGGGGAGGCAGGTAAAGGGTTTGCGGTCGTGGCCACTGAAATTCGTAAATTATCCGATCAAAGTAAAGATTCAACTAAAGAAATTGGAGAAATTCTTGGAAAGATTCGCGTTGATTCAGAAGAAATGGTTAAAAAAATGGGAGCTTCAGTTGCTGGTGGTAAGCAGCAAACCAAGCTAATTGATCAAGCAATCGGGTCATCTAAGAATGTTTTTGAAGTCAATCAGAAATTAATTGATGATATTCAAGATGTTGAACAGGCCAGTGGGAAAATTGCTGAAGTTCAAAGTAAAATTGAAGAAAGTTTGGAAAATATCTCGGCTTCAACAGAAGAAAACTCAGCTGGAGCGGAAGAAGTTTCGGCTAATTCGGAAGAAGTCCAAGCAACAATGGAAGAGTTTACTAATCATGTTGCTGAATTGCAAAAGACAGCTGATAAACTTAAAAAAGTTGCAGCAGCTTTTGAGTTCGACAAATGATAACCAGTTTTAATTAAATAAAAAAGCGTCCGATCGTTATTAATCATATTGATTAACAATGGTCGGACACTTTTTTAGAAAAATAGTTTAAGTCAAAAAAGCAAATTTCGGACGTGGAATGATGATGAAAGCTGCCATGATGGCAACAAAATCAAAGTAGCTATCCAAAACAAACGGTGCAATTACGTAGTGAATAATAATTACAAAAGCGATAATCAACAAGGCTATAAATACTCTAATTTTTTTACTCATCATCCAAGCCCCCTTTTCCAATTAAATGATAGCGCTTTCTTTAAGCGAGAACAAGTAATTAACTCGATTTCAGGTTTTTAACATTAATTGGATTCTTTTATTTGTTATTTGCAAGTCAAACTAGCAAATAAATTTATAATCCTAACTCAGTTTTTGGTCGAATTAATATCTCAGCAAAAAACTAAAAAAATGACGAATAATCTTGATTATCCATTGATGAAACCTTGTATTTCAAGAGTAAATATTTTAAACTAGGGATAGCGTGTGAAACATCGTTTGTTTCACAAATAGGAGAAAAAACGAAGGGGTTAATATGAAACCAGCAGAATTTCAAGCGAAATTGGCTGACCAGGGAATAGTGCTTTCAGGCTGGCAGCAGGAACAATTTGCCGTCTACTATCGTTTGTTGGTCACTACTAATCGACAAGTAAATTTAACAGCATTGACCGCAGAAAGTGATGTTTATTTAAAGCATTTTTATGATTCATTGATGCCAAGCTTGGTTTTACAACAGATTCAACAAGAACCACTGACAATCTGTGATGTAGGTGCTGGTGCCGGTTTTCCGTCGATACCACTGAAAATTGCTTTTCCGCAGTTGCAGATCACGATTGTTGATTCATTAAACAAACGGATTAACTTTTTACGAGAACTGGTTGGGGCTTTGAACTTGAGCAATGTTGAGTTGCATCATGCTCGTGCTGAAGAATTTGGGGCTCGCCAAAGTGAATTTCGGGAACAGTTTGATATTGTAACTGCTCGAGCAGTGGCTTCTTTAGATGTTTTAAGCGAATTATGTTTGCCGCTCACTAAAGTTGGAGGCAAGTTTGTTGCCTTAAAAGCTCAAAAGGCGCCAGAAGAAATTGCTGCAGCAACAAGTGCAATTAAAGTGTTAGGCGGACGAGTATCTGCTGATCAGACAATGGTTTTACCCGAAACCAATGACGTCCGTCATGTAATTGTGATTGATAAAACAACGGCTACTCCGGCTAAATATCCACGTAAACCAGGAACACCGAATAAAAAACCACTTAGTTCGATCTTGCATAAGGAGGGGTAAAAGTGGCATTTTCATTTTGGAAAAACAAGCAGGAAACTGCTGCTCCGATGGCAGCTGCTCAAGTTCAGCAAATACCGACAGCACAAATCATTGCTAATCATTACCAGCCAAGACAAGTTTTTGATCAAGAAAAGATTGCTGAATTGGCAGCTACTTTGCAAGAGCATGGGATGCTGCAGCCAATTATTTTACGTTCTGCAGCGGCTAAGGAAGAACAACAGTATGAAATTATTGCTGGTGAACGCCGCTTTCGTGCTGCTCTGCAATTAAAGTGGGATAAGGTTCCAGCAATTATTAAGGAGATGTCTGATACTGAAGCAGCTTCTTTTGCGGTAATTGAAAATTTGCAGCGTGAGGGTCTAACCGCCATTGAAGAAGCTCAGGCGTATCAAGAATTAATGGAGCTTAATCAATTGAATCAAAGCCAATTAGCTAAAGAGATTGGTAAAAGCCAGTCATTTGTGGCTAATAAATTACGTTTATTGAAGCTAGCACCATTTGTTAAGCAAGCTTTGCTGACGCGAAAAATATCTGAACGACATGGCCGCAGTGTGGTTGGTCTATCAGTTGAAGCTCAAAGTAAAATTATTCAACAAACAATTGATCAGCAGTTAACAGTTAAAGAAACTGAAAACCTAGTTAAGTCCCAAGTAACAACATCATCTCAAGATAAAGTCTCGAAAAAGAAACCACAGCATAAGTTGGCAAAGGGCAAAACACAAGATTTAAGGGTGGCAGTTAATACAATTAAGCAGTCACTGAAATTAATCAGTGATAGTGGAATTAAGGTAACAACACACGAGGAGCAGGGTCCGGATTATCATCGGATAATTATTGACCTGCCGCTTGAAACGGAGAAATAGGAGGCACCAAATGGGAACAGTAATTGCACTGGCTAACCAAAAAGGTGGTGTTGGTAAAACGACGACCAGCATCAATTTGGGGGCATGTTTAGCTGATTTAGGGCAGCGCGTCTTGTTAATTGACTCAGATGCGCAAGGTAATGCGACTAGCGGTGTTGGCATTCATAAAACTGGGATTGAAAAGGATATATATGACGTGCTGGTTAATGAATATCCATTGGATAAAACAATTTTACCAACAGGCCATCCGAATTTTGATGTTGTTCCGGCAACTATTCAATTATCTGGGGCTGAAATTGAGTTAACCTCACAGTTAGCACGGGAATCACGTTTGTTAGAAGCGGTAAAGGAAGTTCGTGATCAATATGATTTTATTCTAATTGATTGTCCACCGTCGTTAGGCTTACTGACAATTAATGCATTTTGTGCCAGTGATTCGATTTTAATTCCAGTTCAAAGTGAATACTATGCCTTGGAAGGGTTGAGCCAATTATTGAATACTATTCGGCTGGTGCAAAAGCACTTTAATCCAGATTTACAAGTTGAAGGAGTTCTAATGACGATGCTTGATGCCCGCACTAAGCTGGGAGTCCAAGTGGTTGAAGAAGTTCGTAAATTTTTTGGCGAAAAGGTCTATCAAACTTTGATTCCACGTAATGTTCGTTTATCTGAAGCCCCTAGTTATGGACAGCCAATTGTTGATTATGACCCGACTTCAAAGGGAGCACAGGAGTATCAGGCACTGGCTAAGGAGGTTCTGAGTCATCATGGCAAATAAAAATAGCAAAGGCTTGGGTCGCGGAATTAATGCTCTATTTCAGGATCTGGAACAAGTTAGTCAGGAAGAAGAAGTTATTACTGAACTAAAGCTGACAGAGATCCGACCAAATCCTTATCAACCGCGAAAAGATTTCAATGAAGCATCGCTAGCTGAATTAACGGCTTCGATAAAAAAATCTGGAGTTTTTCAACCGATTATTGTTCGTAAGTCGCAAGTTAAAGGGTACGAAATTATTGCCGGCGAACGCCGCTTTCGCGCTTCTAAATTAGCCGGCAAAGTAACAATTCCCGCGATTGTTCGTCAATTGGATGAACCGCAAATGATGGAAATTGCGGTTTTGGAGAATCTCCAGCGAGAAGATTTGACGCCGCTAGAAGAAGCCCAAGCATATGATATGTTGATGAAGAACTTGAAATTGACGCAAGCTCAAGTTTCTGAGCGGCTAGGCAAAAGTCGTCCTTATATTGCTAATTATTTGCGGTTGCTTGGTTTGCCAGACTCGGTTAAGCAGTTAGTTCAGCAACAGCAACTGTCAATGGGGCAAGCCCGGACTTTGTTGGCCTTAAAAGATAAGCGCCAGGTTGCAGCAGTTGCCCAAAAAACAGTTAAAGAAAATCTGACTGTGCGGCAGTTGGAGCAGCTGGTAGCGCGGATGAATGGTGAATCTGCTCAAACGGCCAAAAAGCCAGTCAAAGATCCGTATCATAAATTTTATCAGCAAAGCGAACATGCGCTCCAAGAAAAGTTTGGCACCAAAGTTGCAATTAAAGGCAATAGCAAGGTTGGACATGGCCGAATTGAAATTAATTATTTATCAACCGCTGATTTTAACCGAATTATGGACATTTTAGGAATTTCACTTGATTGAATATCTATTTAGGGGGATTTTAAATGACAGTTGATTATAATTTGCACGATATCGTAGAAATGAAGAAACAACATCCTTGCGGTGTTAATCGTTGGAAAATTATCCGGGTTGGGATGGATATCAAGATCCAATGTACTGGCTGCCAACATTTGGTTATGATGCCGCGCCGTGAGTTTAATCGCAAATTAAAAAAAGTACTCGAACCAGCAGCCAATCAGGAATGAAAATTTAAGAAAGAGTGAAGAAAGCATGTCATTAACAGCAGGAATCGTCGGCTTACCAAATGTTGGCAAGTCAACTTTATTTAACGCAATTACTAAAGCCGGAGCAGAAATGGCTAATTATCCATTTGCGACAATTGATCCGAACGTCGGAATGGTTGAAGTTCCCGATCAACGGCTAGCACGGATTGATGAATTAATTCCCGCCAAGAAGATTATTCACACGACCTTTGAATTTACCGATATTGCGGGAATTGTTAAAGGTGCCAGTCACGGTGAAGGATTAGGCAATAAATTTTTGGAAAACATTCGCCAAGTTGATGCAATTGTTCATGTTGTTCGAGCTTTTGATGATGATAACATTACCCATGTTAATAATAAAATTGCTCCATTAGACGATATTGAAACAATTAATTTAGAATTGACCATCGCTGACCTAGACAGTGTCAATAAACGTTATGCGCGAGTGGAAAAAGTTGCACGCACCAAAGATAAAGAAGCGATGGCTGAATTTGCTGTTTTACAAAAAATCAAACCGATTTTAGAAGCAGGCAAACCAGTTCGCTCACTAGAATTTGACGAAGATGAACAAAAAGTTGTCAAAGGACTCTTTTTACTGACTTCAAAACCAGTATTATATGTGGCTAATATTGCTGAAGACGACATGGCTGATCCAATGGCATCAGAATATGTTCAGCAGGTAAAACACTATGCCGATCAAGAAGGTTCAGGCATGTTGGCGATTAGTGCCAAAACTGAAGAAGAAATTGCTCAGTTGGATGATGATGACAAACAAGACTTCCTGGAAGCTGAAGGGGTTGAGGAGTCAGGCCTAGATCGGTTGATTAAGGCTTCTTACAAACTGTTAGGTCTAGCAACCTTCTTTACGGCGGGTGGTAAAGAAACTCGTGCTTGGACTTTTAAACAGGGAATGAAAGCTCCGCAAGTTGCTGGAATTATTCATTCAGACTTCGAACGCGGATTTATCCGAGCGGAAACGGTTTCTTATACAGATTTGGATAAATTTGGTAATTTGGCTGCTGTTCGTGAAGCTGGCAAGTTGCGTTTAGAAGGTAAGGATTACCTGGTTCAAGATGGTGATATTATTGAATTCAGATTTAATGTGTAAGTTTGAAATTTAGAAAGTGAGGAAGCATATGACTGAGAAAAAAGCTGCTGAAGAAAACCAAGCAACAGCTGGTCAAACGACGGTTGGAGATAATAAAGAACGTAATCAAAAAGTTGCACAGCAGCAAGCAGCAAATCTAGAAGAAAAAAAAGCTGAAGAAGTTAAGGTTGTTGTCGGTAAATTTGCCGGTTTAACGAAACGAAATGAAGACTTTTTGTTTCGCTTAAATAAAATTCTTGAAGAACGCAACTATGATTCAGCTAAACGAGAAGCGATGATTGAGGAATTAACACTTGAATTGCGTGAGAAACAAAGCAAGGGAATTACGGCCAAGCGTCTGTATGGCACTCCAAGTGAAAAAGCCGATGCAATTATTGCGGGGCCAAAAAAAGAAGCTCAACCAGTTACTTTTTGGAAGATGGCGTTGGATAATGGCTTAATGATGTTTATGCTGTTTTGTGCAATGTATGCGATTATGGGGATGGTTTCACCAAAATCAGTTAAAGTCAATGGTGGAGTTTTAACTTTGTTGGTTACCTCTGTATTAGCCGGTGTCGGAATGGCCTTCTTCTATCAGATGGCAGCTGATCGCAAAGCTAAGAAGCAACGGTTGCCTTTTTGGAAGATGTTATTATGGTCATTGATTCTGGTTGTCGTCTGGTTGATTGTCTTTACCGGTGTTGCAGCAATTCCGGGTGTTCTGAATGCAGGCTTGAGCCCAATCATTTATGCCGTTTTAGCTATTTTGGTTTTTGGGTTGCGTTATTACCTGAAGAAAAAAATTGGGTTGCGCAGTATGCCATTTTAAAAGATTAAGTTGACATTTGTAGGCTTTACCAGTAAGATACAAGTGTATTAAAATTGATTGACAGTTAATTAGGAGGCACTAATGATTTATTTAATGGAAAAATGTGAATGCATGTGTACCTTGAAACCGAGCAGTTTGATTTCACGGTTCATTTGGCGTTCCACCTTAAGTAGTTAATCAGCAGCGCCGAAAATGAAAAAGTGAAAGTCCCGTCTCGGTTCGAAAATTCGATCGAGATGGGATTTTTTTATTAGCAAAATAATTGTTAATCGAGAAAGGAGTTAGCTAATGTGGGAGATAGTTAGAACGGCTTTACCGCAATTAATAGCTGCGGGATTGAAGTACACGATACCAATTGCATTGGTTTCATTTGCGATTGGTTTAGCAATTGCATTAATTACCGCATTAATTCGAATTTCCACGCGGGGTGGGTTTTTCAAAGTAATTAAAGTAATTTTTCGCTTTTATGTTTGGTTATTCCGCAGCACACCACTGTTGGTTCAGTTATTCATTGTTTACTTTGGGCTACCCTATTTGAAAATCAGCGGTATTGCTCCTGGAGGAATTAAGCTAGATCCGCTAACAGCAGGAATTATTACTTTTTCCTTAAATACTGGGGCATATTGTTCGGAAACAATTCGAGCAGCAATTTTATCAATTCCCAACGGTCAATGGGAGGCGGCTTATTCGTTAGGAATGACGAAAACTAAAGCACTACGGCGAATTATTTTACCCCAGGCTTTACGAGTATCTTTACCACCGCTGGCTAATAGTTTTATTAGCTTGGTCAAAGATACTTCACTAGCTGCTTCAATTACAATTGTTGAGATGTTTGAGGTTAGTCAGCAAATTGCCGCAGAAAATTATCAGCCGTTGATTATGTACTGCCTTGTAGCTTTGTTATATGCCGTTGCCTGCACGATATTGTCATGGTTACAAGGATACTTGGAAAAGATTACCTCGCGTTATGTGATGACTAGTCATTGATGAAAGGAGTATCTAATGTTAAAAGTTGAAAAACTAAGTAAAAGCTTTGGTGGTCATCAAGTTCTCAAAGATTTGACGGTCGATTTTCCGGAACATCAGACAACTGTCATTTTAGGGCCATCAGGTTCAGGCAAATCAACTCTGCTGCGTTCGCTGAACTTGCTAGAACGACCAGAAACTGGGAAATATTACTTTGACCAGCAAAGTTTTGATTTTGCTCGTGGGATCAATAACAAGGACACTTTGGCAATTCGCCAGCAAACGGAAATGGTTTTTCAAGGTTATAATTTATTTCCACATCTAACCGTATTAAAAAATATTATTGAAGGCCCAGTTCAAGTTTTGGGCATAGATAAGAAAACCGCCGAAATCCAAGCAAGACAACTATTAAAAAAAGTTGGCTTGGCTGATAAAGCTGATTTCTATCCAAGTCAATTATCTGGTGGACAAGCCCAGCGAGTCGCGATTGCACGTTCATTAGCGATGCAGCCTAAATATATTTTGTTAGATGAACCAACCAGTGCACTTGATCCAGAATTAGAATTAGAGGTTTTAAAAGTTTTATTACAGTTATCAGCGGAGAAAAAATCTTTAGTAATTGTAACTCATAATTTGGCTTTTGCTAGTAAAGCTGCTGATAAAATTGTTTTTATTGAGAATGGTCAAGTTTTGTTTGACGGTTCGACACAAGCTTTTTTTGCTGCTGAACAACAGTCACGGATTAAAGATTTTATTTCGGCAATGACTTTTGCCAAACTTTAAAAATTTAGGGAGTGGATCAAAATGAATTTCAGAAAAATAGTAAAATTAGGTTCAGTTTTTATTGGGGCAGCCTTGTTAACGGTTGGGCTAAGTGCTTGCAGCTCTAAAAGTAGTTCAACTACGGATAATCTGGGGTTGAACCAAAAAGGGACTTTGACAATTGGTTTGGAAGGAACTTATGCGCCTTACTCTTATCGAAAAGATGGTAAATTAACTGGCTTTGAAGTTGAATTGGGCAAAGCACTAGCAAAGCAAATGGGCTTAAAGGCCAAGTTTGTACCAACTAAGTGGGACGGCTTAGTTGCCGGATTAGGCAGCAATAAATATGATGTTGTCTTAAACAATATTACTAAGACACCTGAACGGGCGAAAAGTTACCTTTTTTCTAAACCATATATTTACTCGCGCTATGTCTTGATTACTAACAAGGATAAAAGTAATCTTAATTCACTGAATGACATTAAGGGACAAAAGTTTGCTGAAGGAACGGGAACTAATAATGAGCAAGTAGCTAAAAAGTTTGGTGCAACGATTGTTCCTTCCGGTGACTTCACGACTAGTATTGCTTTAATCAAACAGGGACGAGTTGCCGGTACCATCAATGCTCGTGAAGCTTGGTTGGCTTATAAAAAGTCAAATTCAACAACCGGTTTAAAGGTTAAGGACGTTTCTTCAGAACAAAAAGCAGCTCAAGTTGTGGCATTGTTTAATAAAAAATCAACTAAATTACAACAAAAGACCAATCAAGCTTTAGCTAAGTTGCGGCAAAATGGCACACTGACCAAGCTATCCAAGAAGTATTTTAATGGAGATATTACTAAGTAATCATTCAGATAAAGAATAAAAAGATAAATTAATAGCGGTTGTCCCAATCATTTGGGGTAATCGTTTTTTTTAGTGGAGTTGACACTTTGTTAAAATTCGGGTATTCTAAATATACCTAATAGGGGTATATTTAGAAGAGGAGTGGTAATTATGTTTTGGGATAAGTTTACTAGCATCAGTCCAGCGCAGTTACAATCAAAATTGCCGCAACATCCACTAATTGTTGATGTTCGACAGCCAGATGAATATCAGGATGGACACATTCCGGGATCCGTCAATGTACCATTGATGACAGTTATGCAAAATCCGGCAACAGTTACCAGTAAAGCAATAGCTAATCAACCAATTTATGTTGTTTGCCATAGTGGAGCTCGCAGCCGTCAAGCTGCTAAAATCTTAAGCCGTCAAGCGCGAGATGTGATCAATATAGCCGGTGGAATGATGCAATGGAACGGTAAAATTAAACGGGGGAATCAGCGATGAGAATAATTATTGTTGGTGGTGTTGCGGGCGGAAATGTCAGCTGCAGCACGTTTACGGCGCCTAGATGAAAACATTGAAATTATTATTTTAGAAAAAGGAAACTATGTATCTTTTGCGAACTGTGGTCTGCCATATTATTTGGGAGGAGAGATCACTGATAAGGCCCAATTAGTAATTAAAACACCAGCAGAATTACAACGGCGCTTTAATTTAGATATTCGTTTGAATCATGAGGTGGTTGGATTAGATTTTGCAGCTCAAGAGATTACTGTTAAAAATGCCCAAGAAACCAAAAAAATGCATTATGATCGGTTGTTATTAGCCCCGGGGGCACATCCAATTATTCCTAAATTTTCTGGTGTGGATTTAACTCATTCTCAGTTTACCTTAAGGGGTATTCCGGATTTGGAGAAGATTATAGCTAAGTTACAACAGCCAGCAATTAAGCGAATTGCGGTTATTGGCGGCGGTGCAATAGGTCTGGAAATTACTGAAGCACTACTGAAACAGAAATATCAAGTTGCATTACTTGAAGCACAATCACAATTGTTAACATCGTTTGATCCGGAAATGAGTGTTTTGTTAGCTCAAGAACTAGAAAATCACGGAGCAAAGTTATATTTAAATGCTAAAGTTGCTGCAATTCAAGCTAATAATGACTTAATTTTAGCGGATCAAAGCAAGGTTGCAGTTGATGCGATTATTTTTGCGCTTGGTGTTCGGCCAGATACGGCTTGCTTTACTGCAGCTGGATTGAAAAGTGCAAACGATGGCAGCTTAATAGTTGATGAGAATTATCAAACCTCAGTCCAAAACGTTTACGCGGTTGGAGATGCAATTTTAACAATTAACCAATTGACTGGAAAATCACAGCCATTCCGATTAGCCTCACCAGCCAATCGCCAAGGACGGCAAGCAGCTGATGCAATGCTAGGGTACAAACGAAAAAATCGTGGGAATATTGGAACATCGATTGTCCGAGTCTTTGGTTTAGGGGCAGCGCAGACGGGTTTAAATGAAAAACAGCTGCACCAGCTCAAGCTGATGTTTAACTGCTTACATTTGCGCGGCAATTCGCATGTTGCTTATTTTCCTGGTGCGCAACCGTTTAGCTTGAAATTACTGTTTGAACAAAAGACGGGAAAAATTTTGGGAGCTCAAGCAGTTGGTGCTGGCAGTGAAAATGCAGCTCGGCGGATTGACATTTTAGCAACAGCAATAAAAGCAGGAATGACTGTCAATGATTTACCCGAATTAGAACTGAGTTATTCACCACCTTTTGGAGCGGCTAAAGACCCAGTAAACTTAGCGGGATATGCAGCACAGAATATCCTAGAAGGGCTATCTGAGAATATTCAGTGGCACGAGTTAAGCA harbors:
- a CDS encoding FAD-dependent oxidoreductase — encoded protein: MLRAEMSAAARLRRLDENIEIIILEKGNYVSFANCGLPYYLGGEITDKAQLVIKTPAELQRRFNLDIRLNHEVVGLDFAAQEITVKNAQETKKMHYDRLLLAPGAHPIIPKFSGVDLTHSQFTLRGIPDLEKIIAKLQQPAIKRIAVIGGGAIGLEITEALLKQKYQVALLEAQSQLLTSFDPEMSVLLAQELENHGAKLYLNAKVAAIQANNDLILADQSKVAVDAIIFALGVRPDTACFTAAGLKSANDGSLIVDENYQTSVQNVYAVGDAILTINQLTGKSQPFRLASPANRQGRQAADAMLGYKRKNRGNIGTSIVRVFGLGAAQTGLNEKQLHQLKLMFNCLHLRGNSHVAYFPGAQPFSLKLLFEQKTGKILGAQAVGAGSENAARRIDILATAIKAGMTVNDLPELELSYSPPFGAAKDPVNLAGYAAQNILEGLSENIQWHELSKYQKAGAYLIDVREPEEITTNGAYPQAHNIPVDQLRKHLNELPADKLLITACQSGQRSYLAERILRNHGFRVKNLDGGWLTYQAGMQAVFPIADKL